The following are from one region of the Aquirufa lenticrescens genome:
- a CDS encoding isoprenyl transferase — protein sequence MKELIDLHNVPVHIAVIMDGNGRWAKQQGIMDRVFGHRSALKAVRETIEGCGELGVKFLTLYAFSTENWNRPKAEVTALMALLVSAIKDELPGMIQKDIRLKAIGDLSKLPASSRAELEMAMEKTANNKGLTLNLALSYSGKWDIVQATQQIAEKVKSGELNAASIDADTINEYLSTAGMPDPDLMIRTGGDHRISNFMLWQLAYAELYIFEDLFWPDFRKEHLNEAIIDFQMRERRFGKISEQLN from the coding sequence TTGAAAGAGTTAATTGATCTACATAATGTTCCTGTACATATCGCCGTTATTATGGATGGTAATGGACGATGGGCTAAGCAGCAAGGGATAATGGATCGGGTTTTTGGACATCGATCTGCTCTGAAAGCGGTACGGGAGACCATTGAAGGATGTGGAGAATTAGGAGTAAAGTTTTTAACCTTGTATGCCTTCTCTACAGAGAATTGGAACCGTCCTAAAGCTGAAGTAACGGCGCTAATGGCGCTTTTAGTGAGTGCGATTAAGGACGAATTACCTGGAATGATCCAGAAGGATATTCGCTTAAAGGCGATCGGGGATTTAAGTAAATTACCGGCCTCATCTCGCGCTGAACTAGAAATGGCGATGGAGAAAACGGCAAATAATAAGGGTTTGACCCTGAATTTAGCACTTTCCTATTCTGGTAAATGGGATATCGTGCAAGCGACGCAGCAAATAGCGGAGAAAGTGAAAAGTGGCGAATTAAACGCAGCTTCGATTGATGCTGATACGATAAATGAGTACTTGTCTACGGCGGGAATGCCTGATCCTGATTTAATGATCAGAACGGGAGGGGACCACCGGATTAGTAATTTTATGCTGTGGCAATTAGCCTATGCAGAGTTGTATATTTTTGAAGATTTGTTTTGGCCTGATTTTAGAAAAGAACATCTAAATGAAGCGATTATAGACTTTCAAATGCGTGAGAGACGTTTTGGAAAGATAAGTGAACAATTAAATTAA
- the bamA gene encoding outer membrane protein assembly factor BamA, which yields MKKSIAIRLKNNRSAFFGLLICILGAYSASAQILGGTRSISSALPSTTFSYADPKEYTIADIQVTGSQFYDGTSMINISGLQVGDKIKVPGDAIGAAIRKIMNQGILDEVQIYATKAEEEKIWLTIELKERPRLFSIQYTGIRKGEQEALNEKMKTYKGKIITETLRKNLELTIRKYYQEKGRLNAKTKSTIKTDTMRGNNAILQIVVDKGEKVKVNKIIINGIDESQRSLILRKIKNTKQKRFGRVFKPSKFVPKKWDEDKEKLLAAMNKLGFRDFQLKSDSIGNFNKESINLVLNIEQGRKYYYRSIRFEGNFIYPDSVLHDVLGVKKGDVYNTEELDKKMNSNPGEDLSSVYMDNGYLYYRAEPVETAIEGDSIDLTIRISEGKQATINKVTLNGNTKTSDHVVMREIRTLPGQKFNKSAIIRTVRELSTIGYFNPEKISPNPVPRPDGTVDIEYNVEEKASDQIELSGGWGGYIGFVGTLGVVFNNFSAKNIFNTKSYHPLPAGDGQKLAVRFQANGASFQNYSLTFTEPWLGGKKPNSLSISLNSSISYPYKFRQTGYNGYGGGGLGGYGGGYGGYGSGFGGYGGGLGGYGGYGSYSVPDSLVDAHFNVTSLSISLGKRLKWPDDYFSLSHSLAFSRFDVDRYYTWAYPQGISTSVTFMTNFSRNSIDNPTFPRSGSSFSLSGTLTPPFSMLGLNKDNLLIEYHKWMMDASWFSPLVGKFILHTRAHLGFLGSYGGKETTRFERFDLGGSGMVQGFSFNRDIVGLRGYKDRVIGPSGSYGNGGVAYNKFVMEVRYPVSLNPSATIFLLGFAEGGNNFSSLGEYNPFNLYKSAGFGARIFMPAFGMIGIDYGMGFDKPRPGDSDFGRQAFTFSIGQQLR from the coding sequence ATGAAAAAATCAATTGCCATCCGATTAAAGAATAACCGTAGCGCCTTTTTTGGCCTACTCATATGTATCCTAGGAGCCTATTCTGCTTCTGCCCAAATTCTGGGTGGAACGCGTTCCATCAGCTCCGCACTTCCTTCTACTACCTTTTCGTATGCAGATCCGAAGGAATACACCATTGCAGATATTCAAGTAACGGGTTCTCAGTTTTACGATGGAACCTCCATGATTAACATCTCGGGCCTTCAGGTAGGGGATAAAATCAAGGTGCCAGGGGATGCAATCGGTGCGGCGATTCGTAAGATTATGAACCAAGGAATTTTAGATGAGGTGCAAATCTATGCCACGAAAGCGGAAGAAGAAAAGATCTGGTTAACCATCGAATTAAAGGAACGTCCTCGTTTATTCTCTATTCAATATACGGGAATCAGAAAGGGAGAGCAAGAAGCGTTGAATGAGAAAATGAAGACTTACAAAGGGAAGATCATCACGGAAACCCTGCGTAAAAATCTAGAGTTAACGATTCGTAAATACTACCAAGAGAAAGGTCGCTTAAATGCAAAAACGAAGTCCACGATCAAGACGGATACAATGCGCGGTAACAACGCTATTTTGCAAATCGTAGTAGATAAAGGGGAGAAAGTTAAAGTCAATAAAATCATCATCAATGGGATCGACGAAAGTCAACGTTCGTTGATTTTGCGCAAGATTAAAAATACAAAGCAGAAGCGTTTTGGCCGTGTTTTCAAGCCTTCTAAGTTTGTACCTAAGAAATGGGATGAGGATAAAGAAAAGCTGTTAGCTGCGATGAATAAATTAGGCTTCCGTGATTTTCAATTGAAATCTGATTCCATCGGTAACTTCAATAAGGAGTCGATTAACCTGGTTTTGAACATTGAACAAGGACGCAAATACTATTACAGAAGCATTCGATTTGAAGGTAACTTCATTTATCCTGACTCCGTTTTACATGACGTGTTAGGAGTTAAGAAAGGGGATGTCTACAATACGGAAGAATTAGACAAGAAAATGAACTCTAATCCAGGTGAGGATTTAAGTTCGGTGTATATGGATAATGGTTATTTGTACTATCGTGCAGAGCCTGTTGAAACAGCGATTGAAGGAGATTCGATTGATTTGACCATTCGTATTTCAGAAGGAAAACAAGCCACGATTAACAAGGTGACCTTGAATGGTAATACAAAGACATCTGATCACGTGGTGATGCGGGAGATTCGTACCTTACCTGGTCAGAAATTTAATAAGTCTGCCATTATTCGTACGGTACGTGAACTTTCCACTATCGGTTATTTCAATCCAGAAAAGATTAGCCCTAATCCAGTTCCTCGTCCAGACGGTACGGTAGATATCGAATACAATGTGGAAGAAAAAGCGTCCGATCAGATTGAGCTATCTGGAGGTTGGGGCGGTTACATTGGTTTTGTGGGTACGCTAGGTGTTGTCTTCAATAACTTCTCTGCTAAGAATATTTTCAATACAAAATCGTATCATCCATTGCCTGCAGGTGACGGCCAAAAACTAGCTGTTCGTTTCCAAGCAAACGGTGCGTCTTTCCAAAACTACTCTTTAACCTTTACAGAACCTTGGTTAGGAGGAAAGAAACCTAATTCCCTATCCATCTCCTTGAATAGCAGTATTTCTTATCCATATAAATTCCGTCAAACAGGCTATAACGGCTATGGAGGTGGTGGTCTAGGTGGCTATGGTGGTGGCTACGGTGGATATGGCAGTGGTTTTGGTGGCTACGGTGGCGGCCTAGGTGGCTATGGTGGTTACGGAAGTTACTCCGTGCCTGATTCCCTTGTCGATGCTCACTTTAACGTAACGAGTTTGTCTATTAGTTTAGGAAAACGATTGAAATGGCCTGATGATTACTTCTCATTAAGTCACTCGTTAGCTTTCTCTCGTTTTGATGTGGATCGTTACTATACTTGGGCCTATCCTCAAGGTATTTCAACGTCAGTGACGTTTATGACGAACTTCTCCCGAAATAGTATTGATAATCCTACGTTCCCTCGTTCTGGATCAAGCTTTTCGTTATCAGGTACCTTAACGCCACCTTTCAGTATGTTAGGCCTAAATAAAGATAATCTCTTGATTGAGTACCATAAGTGGATGATGGATGCGAGTTGGTTTAGTCCTTTAGTGGGTAAATTTATCTTGCATACACGTGCTCACTTAGGATTCTTAGGTTCGTACGGAGGAAAAGAGACGACGCGTTTTGAACGCTTTGACTTAGGTGGTTCAGGTATGGTGCAAGGATTCTCCTTTAACCGTGATATCGTAGGATTAAGAGGCTATAAAGACCGTGTCATTGGACCATCTGGTTCTTATGGAAATGGTGGGGTTGCCTACAATAAATTTGTGATGGAAGTGCGTTACCCTGTATCGTTGAATCCATCGGCTACGATCTTCTTGTTAGGTTTTGCGGAGGGTGGAAATAACTTCTCTTCTTTAGGAGAATACAATCCATTTAATCTGTACAAATCTGCTGGTTTTGGCGCACGTATCTTTATGCCTGCTTTCGGTATGATTGGAATTGACTATGGTATGGGCTTTGATAAGCCACGTCCAGGTGATTCGGATTTTGGTCGTCAGGCCTTTACTTTCTCGATTGGTCAACAACTTAGATAG
- a CDS encoding OmpH family outer membrane protein: protein MRFWMAFLGILLFASTSFAQKFGYVDTEFITSKMPEYAKAQQQIDQNTRTWLAEVEKKKEEVEKLEKEYKLEELLLTEDLKQQRLSAIQAKSKEAKAFENQVFGAEGELFKLKQAAYKSILDQISKAIEKVVRAKRLDFIFDKANDGLVLLYTNPVHDYSDYVLEELGLELDPNLVEKTKKEEAQEPKSPKKN from the coding sequence ATGCGTTTTTGGATGGCATTTCTGGGAATTCTGTTGTTTGCAAGCACTAGCTTCGCACAGAAGTTCGGTTATGTAGATACGGAATTTATCACGTCGAAGATGCCGGAGTATGCCAAAGCGCAGCAGCAAATTGACCAGAATACAAGGACTTGGTTAGCGGAGGTTGAAAAGAAAAAAGAAGAAGTAGAAAAGTTAGAGAAAGAATATAAACTGGAAGAGCTATTGTTAACAGAAGACCTGAAGCAACAGCGATTGTCAGCGATTCAAGCGAAGAGCAAAGAAGCGAAGGCTTTTGAGAACCAAGTATTCGGAGCAGAAGGTGAGTTGTTTAAGTTAAAACAAGCGGCTTACAAATCGATATTAGATCAAATATCAAAAGCGATAGAGAAGGTAGTAAGAGCAAAACGTTTGGATTTCATTTTTGATAAGGCAAACGACGGATTGGTTTTATTGTACACAAATCCGGTTCATGACTATTCTGACTATGTTTTAGAGGAATTAGGTCTAGAGTTAGACCCTAATTTGGTAGAAAAAACAAAGAAAGAGGAGGCCCAAGAGCCGAAAAGTCCTAAAAAGAATTAA
- a CDS encoding OmpH family outer membrane protein, translated as MKNKFILAAGLLFGLAALPATAQVKIGFIYQEKIYSQMPEAKQVEEDLKNTEKQYQTLIQAKIKDFQDKAAVYEKMPANTSDIIKQDKEKELQNLQTSIQEFQQNAQTSIQKKQAQLLQPIVKKIEENMHAVANENAYTFVFNNYEPGTGANPVLLHFPAEADISDLVLKKMGITPRPAGAPAPAAAAPVAAPAAKPAAPKK; from the coding sequence ATGAAAAACAAGTTTATTTTGGCCGCAGGCCTACTTTTCGGATTAGCTGCTTTGCCTGCTACGGCTCAAGTAAAAATCGGATTCATCTACCAAGAGAAAATCTATAGCCAAATGCCTGAGGCTAAGCAAGTAGAGGAAGATTTGAAGAACACAGAGAAGCAATACCAAACATTGATTCAAGCGAAAATCAAAGATTTCCAAGATAAGGCTGCTGTTTACGAGAAAATGCCAGCAAATACGTCTGACATCATCAAGCAAGACAAAGAAAAGGAATTACAGAACTTGCAAACTTCGATCCAAGAGTTCCAACAAAATGCGCAAACTTCTATCCAAAAGAAGCAAGCGCAATTGTTACAACCGATCGTTAAGAAGATTGAAGAGAACATGCACGCAGTAGCGAATGAGAATGCTTATACATTCGTATTCAATAATTACGAGCCAGGAACAGGTGCTAACCCAGTGTTATTGCACTTCCCAGCGGAGGCAGATATTTCTGACTTAGTATTAAAGAAAATGGGAATTACTCCACGTCCAGCAGGTGCACCAGCTCCAGCGGCAGCGGCTCCAGTAGCAGCTCCAGCAGCGAAGCCAGCAGCTCCTAAGAAGTAA
- a CDS encoding sulfite exporter TauE/SafE family protein — MNQGFYLFFLLALLAEIIGTISGFGSSILFVPLASVFIDFKLVLGITAVFHVFSNLSKIFLFQKGIHKNIALKLGIPAVAFVVLGAYLTSIIPQKEIELSMNLIILALTLFLISGAGKKIKQTNFNLYTGGVISGFMAGLIGTGGAIRGITLAAFGLEKDIFIATSALIDLGVDSSRAIVYILQGYFTQEHLILIPFLIVIAIVGSYLGKKILDFIPEKYFHYVVLGVIGAISILQTIHYFRA, encoded by the coding sequence ATGAACCAAGGCTTCTATCTCTTCTTTTTATTAGCCTTGTTAGCGGAGATTATTGGAACCATCAGTGGATTTGGCTCCTCTATCCTATTCGTGCCGTTAGCCTCCGTTTTTATTGATTTTAAGCTAGTCTTAGGCATCACAGCGGTCTTCCATGTGTTCAGTAACTTATCGAAGATTTTTCTGTTCCAAAAAGGGATCCATAAAAACATCGCCCTTAAACTGGGCATACCCGCTGTGGCATTCGTCGTACTAGGAGCCTACCTTACCTCCATCATACCCCAGAAGGAAATCGAACTGAGTATGAACCTGATTATCCTCGCATTGACGCTGTTCCTGATTTCGGGTGCCGGAAAAAAGATCAAGCAAACGAATTTTAATCTCTATACAGGTGGAGTAATTTCTGGCTTTATGGCGGGTTTGATAGGCACAGGGGGAGCGATCAGAGGAATTACACTGGCGGCTTTTGGCCTAGAAAAAGATATCTTCATTGCTACTTCAGCCCTCATTGATTTAGGGGTGGATTCGAGTAGAGCTATTGTCTATATTTTGCAAGGTTATTTTACACAAGAACACCTCATTCTCATCCCATTTTTAATCGTCATTGCTATTGTAGGCTCTTATCTGGGCAAAAAGATTTTGGACTTTATACCGGAGAAATATTTCCACTATGTTGTCTTAGGTGTGATCGGCGCTATTTCGATCCTGCAAACAATCCACTATTTTAGGGCATAA
- a CDS encoding lipoprotein signal peptidase, producing MKNYRYFLLSILIIALDQGIKIAVHTWMEPGYFGQIALIGDFFKLHYTLNPGMAFGIQIGSIWGKLMLTSFRIVAMFGIGYYLHSLTVKNSPTGLLISVALILGGAIGNLIDSVFYGVWFNNAPAGAPMSWFHGQVIDMFFADFYEGTLPSWIPLWGGSYYSTPIFNFADAAIFCGVMAILFFQNKFLIKE from the coding sequence ATGAAAAACTACCGCTATTTCTTATTAAGCATCTTGATTATTGCCCTCGATCAGGGGATTAAAATAGCCGTTCACACTTGGATGGAGCCAGGATATTTTGGCCAAATAGCACTTATCGGAGATTTCTTCAAATTACATTATACCTTAAATCCAGGGATGGCATTTGGGATTCAGATAGGCTCTATCTGGGGTAAGCTTATGCTGACTAGCTTCCGCATTGTGGCTATGTTCGGAATTGGTTATTACCTGCATTCTTTGACTGTCAAAAACAGTCCTACGGGCTTATTGATTTCTGTCGCCTTGATTTTAGGAGGCGCTATTGGCAACTTAATTGATTCTGTTTTCTACGGAGTTTGGTTTAATAATGCGCCTGCCGGAGCACCGATGAGCTGGTTCCATGGCCAAGTGATTGATATGTTCTTTGCTGACTTTTATGAGGGAACGTTACCTTCTTGGATTCCACTTTGGGGAGGATCTTATTATTCCACACCCATCTTTAATTTCGCAGATGCGGCCATATTTTGTGGGGTAATGGCTATCTTGTTTTTCCAAAACAAGTTTCTAATCAAGGAATAA
- a CDS encoding proline dehydrogenase family protein translates to MTKKSSTPSSTSLSFEDTKIAFASKDNFQLKKSYWIFATMNQNWLVNLGTFFIKLFLFLHFPIKKVIKSTIFAQFCGGETIDGCESTIQELEKAKIGTILDYSVEGEESEKSFQKTKEEILKTIRKSAQNPAIPFAVFKVTGIFQSELLEKAQTESEFTEEEQELFDHSKEILNEICALAYELNVRLFIDAEESWIQTTIDQLTYEMMAKYNHKTAIIYNTFQMYRHDMLANLTEAIATAEEKKYYLGVKLVRGAYLEKERQKAHEDEYSEPLHVCKEDTDRDYDLGVELCLKHVERVHFCMGTHNEASCLRLCDAMNALQIPSNHPNIYFAQLLGMSDNISYNLAASGYNVAKYVPYGPVDAVMPYLFRRAEENSSIAGQTSREFALLQKEVNRRNNA, encoded by the coding sequence ATGACAAAAAAATCATCAACACCATCCTCTACTAGTTTATCTTTTGAGGATACTAAAATAGCCTTCGCTTCGAAAGACAATTTTCAGTTGAAGAAGTCCTATTGGATTTTCGCCACAATGAACCAAAATTGGCTTGTAAATTTAGGCACTTTTTTCATCAAATTATTCCTTTTCTTACATTTTCCGATTAAAAAAGTCATAAAAAGCACGATTTTCGCGCAATTTTGTGGTGGAGAAACCATAGATGGCTGTGAATCAACGATTCAAGAGTTAGAAAAAGCTAAAATTGGGACTATTTTGGATTACTCGGTAGAAGGAGAAGAAAGCGAAAAATCCTTCCAAAAAACGAAAGAAGAAATCCTAAAAACCATCCGTAAATCTGCTCAAAATCCGGCTATTCCCTTCGCTGTTTTCAAAGTGACAGGAATCTTCCAATCAGAGCTTTTGGAAAAAGCACAAACCGAATCAGAATTCACCGAAGAGGAGCAAGAATTATTTGATCACAGTAAAGAAATATTAAACGAAATTTGTGCGTTAGCTTATGAGCTAAACGTTCGCCTTTTCATCGATGCAGAGGAGAGCTGGATCCAAACAACCATCGACCAGCTGACCTATGAAATGATGGCGAAATACAATCATAAAACAGCCATCATCTACAATACTTTCCAAATGTACCGCCACGATATGCTTGCGAATTTAACGGAGGCCATTGCGACGGCAGAGGAAAAGAAGTATTATTTAGGAGTGAAATTAGTGCGCGGAGCTTATCTAGAAAAAGAACGCCAAAAAGCACACGAGGATGAGTATTCTGAGCCGCTTCACGTGTGCAAGGAAGATACGGATCGCGATTATGATTTAGGCGTTGAATTATGCTTAAAACACGTGGAGCGCGTACATTTCTGCATGGGAACTCACAATGAGGCGAGCTGTCTGCGTTTGTGTGATGCCATGAATGCCTTACAAATCCCGAGCAATCATCCGAATATCTATTTTGCCCAATTACTGGGGATGTCAGACAACATCTCCTATAATTTAGCAGCCTCAGGATATAATGTGGCTAAATACGTGCCTTATGGACCTGTGGACGCCGTTATGCCTTACTTATTTAGACGTGCAGAGGAAAACAGTTCGATTGCAGGTCAAACTTCCCGTGAATTTGCCCTATTACAAAAAGAAGTAAACCGCCGAAACAACGCATGA